The window TATTATGAAAAAACCGCTTATAGGAATTACAGGCAGCTGCCTCTATGAAACCTCACAAAGTCTTTTTGCAGGTTATGAAAGAATGTACACCAATGCCGACTATGTGAATTCGGTGCTGGCTGCGGGAGGAGTTCCCCTTATGCTCCCTATAATTGATGACGAAGATGCTATTCAAAGACAGCTTGAAAATCTTTCAGGGATTATCATTATGGGCGGGCATGATGTCGAGCCTCATTTTTTTAATGAGGAGCCGCTTTCCTGTCTTGGAGAAATTCTTCCTAAGAGGGATGTTTACGAACTGAGCCTTATCAAAGCAGCTAAGGCTTTAAAAAAGCCTGTTTTGGGGATATGCAGGGGAATGCAGATTTTAAATGTTGCCTTCGGCGGCTCACTTTATCAAGATCTTTCACTCATAAAAAGAGATATTCAAATACAGCATGTTCAAAAAGCCCGCCCGCAGGAACGCACTCATTCTATCAAGACCGAAGCTGCTTCAATTATGCAAAAAGTTTTCGGCAAGGAAGATATGGTTAATTCTTATCATCACATGGCTGTAAAAGACCTTGCAAAGGATTTTAAGATTACGGCTTATGCTCCTGACGGTGTGGTTGAAGCCATAGAATATACGGGAGAAGGTTTTATAATGGGTGTTCAGTTTCATCCTGAAATGATGGCGGCCGTACATAAGGCGTCATTGGATCTGTTTAAAGAATTTATAAATCGTTGTTAGCTGATTCCGGCTGTTTAATCTATCTATCATATTTCAGTATAAGGAGTTGAAAATGGAAAATAAAGGTAAATTAGGGCTTTTAAGTATTTGCCTTCTTGGAGTAAATGCCATTGTCGGTACCGGAATATTTTTGCTTCCGGGAAAGGCCGCCAAATTGGTCGGTGTATCGAGTATCGGAGTTATTTTATTCGATGCCGTTTTGGTTATTTTGATTGCACTTTGTTTTGCTGAAGCAGGAGGCTTGTTTAAAAAGAACGGCGGTCCTTATGTTTATGCAAAAGAAGCCTTCGGCGAATTCGTCGGTTTTGAAGTAGGCTTTATGAAATGGGCAATAATGGTTATTGCTTGGGCTGCAATGGCTGTAGGTTTTCCCACAGCGTTAGGAAGTGTATTTCCTTTAGCAGCAACACCTTTTTGGCGAAGCGTTATAGCCGTAGCTATTCTTTTGTTTTTAGGATTGATGAACATTGCTGGAGTACGAATTTCAAAAATCGTAAACAATGTTATTACAATCGGAAAATTGGTGCCCCTTATCTTCTTTATTCTTTTAGGTATCTTTTTTATAAAAGGCGATAATTTTCAACCTATGCAGTCGGTAGGTGCCTTAACTACAACGTCTTTCGGAGCAGCTGCTCTTTTAATCTTTTATGCCTTTACGGGGTTTGAATCTATTGCCGTTGCCGCTGAAGATATGGATAAGCCTGAAAAAAATGTTCCTCTTGCTATTGTTTTGGTAATCAGCGGTGTTTCCGTTTTTTATATACTTATTCAAGTAGTTGCTATAGGTATTTTGGGTGATGGACTTACAGCAAGTGAAGCTCCTGTTGCAGATGCTGCCGCAAAGTTTTTAGGCCCCGTTGCAAAAGCCGTTGTTACAACCGGAACCTTGGTTTCAATAGGCGGAATAAATGTTGCTTCTTCTTTCTTAGCTCCTCGAAGTGCCGTAGCTCTTGCCGACGACGGTTTTTTACCCAAGTTTGTAACTAAAAGAAATAAAAAAGATGTTCCCTACATTTCGGTTATTTTAACAACCGCCTTGACAGCCTTGGTTTGCTTAACGGGCAGTTTTTCAAAACTTGCCGCAATTTCGGTTGTTTCCCGCTTTGCTCAATATATACCGACCTGTCTTGCAATCTTAGTATTCAGAAAACGCGGTATGAAAGGCTCTTTTAGAATTCCCGGTGTTTATGTTGTTTCTTTTTTGGCGGTAGGAATAAGCCTTTGGCTTTTATATAATTCAAGCTGGGACAAGATTTTATTCGGTTTAGGCGGTCTTGTAGTCGGAGCCGTTTTTTACGTTATAATGAAACTTACACAGAAAAAAGCTAACTAAACATTTCAATTTAGAAAAGATTTTGTCTTTTTAGTTTTAAACCAAACCGGCCGGATAATTAGGCAGTTAAAGCTTAATTTAGGCCGGTTTTTTATTCGTGCGGAGGTTTGTTGATTCAATTATTGCCGAAAAATATTCTAAATCTATAAAAACGCGGTTATTTTATTGACCTACAGGGCTTTTTTGCCGATAATAAATGCAGATTATGTATAAATTTAAACTGAATTTACGAAAAAGCTCTGTTGTGAGCCTTATATTTTTTAATCTTCTCTTAATTTCCGCTTTTTCTGAAGATGCGGTACTGAATTTCGGCGGAAAATTGGGTTGGAATAATCTTTTTTATTCCCGCAATATAGAACAAAGAAACGGGAAATTCGGCTTTCAGTCTTTGGGATTGACATCCGCTTCTCATAATATTACCGAAACTACGGATATGTACCTTAGCTTCGATTTTAAGGATACGATTGAAGAAACCGGAAATTATACTGTAGCTAATTCATCGATTATCCATCTTGGTGC of the Treponema denticola ATCC 35405 genome contains:
- a CDS encoding gamma-glutamyl-gamma-aminobutyrate hydrolase family protein, with the translated sequence MKKPLIGITGSCLYETSQSLFAGYERMYTNADYVNSVLAAGGVPLMLPIIDDEDAIQRQLENLSGIIIMGGHDVEPHFFNEEPLSCLGEILPKRDVYELSLIKAAKALKKPVLGICRGMQILNVAFGGSLYQDLSLIKRDIQIQHVQKARPQERTHSIKTEAASIMQKVFGKEDMVNSYHHMAVKDLAKDFKITAYAPDGVVEAIEYTGEGFIMGVQFHPEMMAAVHKASLDLFKEFINRC
- a CDS encoding APC family permease, giving the protein MENKGKLGLLSICLLGVNAIVGTGIFLLPGKAAKLVGVSSIGVILFDAVLVILIALCFAEAGGLFKKNGGPYVYAKEAFGEFVGFEVGFMKWAIMVIAWAAMAVGFPTALGSVFPLAATPFWRSVIAVAILLFLGLMNIAGVRISKIVNNVITIGKLVPLIFFILLGIFFIKGDNFQPMQSVGALTTTSFGAAALLIFYAFTGFESIAVAAEDMDKPEKNVPLAIVLVISGVSVFYILIQVVAIGILGDGLTASEAPVADAAAKFLGPVAKAVVTTGTLVSIGGINVASSFLAPRSAVALADDGFLPKFVTKRNKKDVPYISVILTTALTALVCLTGSFSKLAAISVVSRFAQYIPTCLAILVFRKRGMKGSFRIPGVYVVSFLAVGISLWLLYNSSWDKILFGLGGLVVGAVFYVIMKLTQKKAN